In Trichocoleus desertorum ATA4-8-CV12, a genomic segment contains:
- a CDS encoding C40 family peptidase gives MVSLSDLQATFNTDPAQKLEYQCQANLNLYDGPESDRLATQAAVGRHLQIISLPATTPRTADSAAIQVRLCEDDYPGWLRTTDIRELVVAPMPYQAIALNATEIQARLPEAIAFVYKAMEQPNYYFWGGTVGPNYDCSGLMQAAFASVGIQLPRDAYQQEAFTQAIAMTALQPGDLVFFGSPEKATHVGLYVGDQSYLHSSGKEQGRNGIESDRLSEQGDIVSQAYYRQLRGAGRVIASYQPQR, from the coding sequence ATGGTTTCTTTGAGCGATTTACAAGCGACTTTCAATACTGATCCTGCTCAAAAGCTAGAGTATCAGTGCCAAGCCAACTTAAACCTTTATGACGGGCCAGAAAGCGATCGCTTAGCCACTCAAGCTGCGGTTGGCAGACATCTACAAATTATCTCCTTGCCAGCTACAACCCCTAGGACTGCTGATAGCGCCGCTATTCAAGTGCGTTTGTGTGAAGATGACTATCCAGGGTGGTTACGGACAACAGATATTCGCGAACTTGTTGTGGCCCCTATGCCCTACCAAGCGATCGCACTCAATGCTACAGAAATTCAAGCTCGACTGCCAGAAGCGATCGCTTTCGTCTACAAAGCGATGGAGCAACCCAATTACTATTTCTGGGGCGGCACTGTAGGGCCAAATTATGATTGCTCTGGGTTGATGCAGGCCGCTTTTGCGTCTGTCGGGATTCAATTACCGCGAGACGCCTATCAACAAGAAGCATTTACTCAAGCGATCGCCATGACCGCCTTACAACCAGGAGATCTAGTTTTCTTTGGTTCTCCAGAAAAAGCAACGCATGTGGGGCTATATGTGGGAGATCAGTCTTATCTTCATAGTTCTGGCAAAGAGCAGGGTCGAAATGGGATTGAGAGCGATCGCCTGTCTGAGCAGGGAGATATTGTGAGCCAAGCTTATTATCGACAACTACGCGGCGCAGGTCGTGTGATCGCGAGTTACCAACCACAAAGGTGA
- a CDS encoding ABC transporter substrate-binding protein, with translation MKNFASASGLRPRLAITLAITTLITGLLATACQDATNTNQGSQGQNNSTASTTNAKGLKIGSLLPATGDLAPIGQAMLASVPLAVEKANQCGGVNGEPVTLVAEDDQTDPTAGAEGMTKLAEADRVAGVVGSFASSVSSAAVDVAARNQVMLISPGSTSPVFTERAKKGDFQGYWARTAPPDTYQARALAKLASDRGFKRVSTIVINNDYGVGFEKEFVEAFKKQGGTVVNEARPTRYDPKATTFETEAAAAFGGKPDAVVAVLYAETGSLLLKSAYEQGLTEGVQVMLTDGVKSDEFPKQVGKTSDGKFIITNAIGTVPGADGKSLDALAQLWQEKKGQAVSAYVPHSWDATALLMLAAEAAKANTGAGIQSKLRDVANAPGTEISDVCEGLKLLRAGQDINYQGASGNVDIDENGDVVGSYDVWSVKDDGTLANVGKVQPE, from the coding sequence ATGAAAAATTTTGCTTCAGCAAGTGGTCTGAGGCCGCGCCTAGCAATCACTTTAGCCATCACAACTTTAATTACAGGTTTATTAGCGACTGCCTGCCAAGATGCGACTAACACCAATCAAGGCAGCCAAGGCCAAAATAACTCGACTGCCTCTACAACGAATGCCAAGGGATTAAAAATTGGTTCTCTGCTGCCAGCTACAGGGGACTTAGCGCCCATCGGTCAAGCCATGTTAGCTTCTGTGCCCTTGGCCGTGGAAAAAGCTAACCAATGTGGAGGAGTGAATGGTGAACCTGTAACGCTGGTAGCCGAGGATGACCAAACTGATCCCACCGCAGGTGCCGAAGGGATGACGAAGCTGGCTGAAGCGGATAGAGTCGCTGGCGTGGTCGGCTCATTTGCCAGTAGCGTTTCTAGCGCCGCTGTGGATGTGGCTGCTCGCAACCAGGTAATGCTGATTTCACCCGGAAGCACCAGCCCTGTCTTTACAGAACGGGCGAAAAAAGGTGACTTTCAAGGATACTGGGCTCGAACCGCACCCCCCGATACCTATCAAGCCAGAGCTTTGGCTAAGTTGGCGAGCGATCGCGGCTTCAAACGAGTTTCGACCATCGTGATCAACAACGACTACGGAGTTGGCTTCGAAAAAGAATTTGTGGAAGCCTTTAAGAAACAAGGCGGTACAGTGGTCAATGAAGCCAGACCCACTCGCTACGATCCTAAAGCCACCACCTTTGAAACTGAAGCCGCCGCTGCCTTTGGGGGCAAACCGGACGCAGTTGTGGCAGTTCTCTACGCCGAGACAGGTAGCCTATTATTGAAGTCTGCTTATGAGCAAGGCTTGACGGAAGGGGTGCAGGTTATGCTGACCGATGGCGTCAAGAGTGATGAATTTCCCAAACAGGTCGGCAAAACGAGTGACGGTAAATTCATCATTACCAACGCGATCGGAACCGTGCCTGGAGCCGATGGCAAGTCTTTAGATGCCTTAGCCCAACTCTGGCAGGAAAAGAAAGGTCAAGCCGTGAGTGCTTACGTCCCGCATTCTTGGGATGCCACAGCTCTGTTAATGCTAGCGGCAGAAGCAGCTAAAGCTAACACGGGAGCAGGCATTCAAAGCAAGTTGCGGGATGTAGCCAATGCGCCCGGAACCGAAATCTCGGATGTCTGTGAAGGATTAAAACTCTTGCGGGCAGGCCAAGACATTAACTACCAAGGTGCTAGCGGCAACGTTGACATTGACGAAAATGGAGATGTTGTCGGTAGCTACGATGTTTGGAGCGTCAAAGACGATGGCACGTTAGCCAATGTTGGTAAAGTGCAACCTGAGTAA
- a CDS encoding class A beta-lactamase-related serine hydrolase, whose translation MTFFRKDEQLQTLGDRVLEATWAEFSGLARNQIALTWIVYDAPVSVNTGGALSPEAFWNHEVRGFSYRGLERIYPASIVKLFYLVAMHEWLEKGMIQSSAELERAARDMIVDSSNDATSLVVDVLTGTTSGPELPPGPFETWKQQRNLVNRYFQSLGWPELETVNLNQKTWCDGAYGRERAFLGELIENRNMLTTEATARLVHGIVGGVAVSSERSQAMMALMKRSLNPNDLAADPENQVTGFLGAGVAQSAQVWSKAGLTSQVRHDAAYIESDGKQPYLLVVFTEGKAHSQNEAILPFVSQQIVAVMDDLSGVKD comes from the coding sequence ATGACATTTTTCCGCAAAGACGAACAACTGCAAACTTTAGGCGATCGCGTCCTAGAAGCTACCTGGGCCGAATTTTCTGGCTTAGCTCGTAATCAAATTGCCCTAACCTGGATTGTCTACGATGCCCCAGTTTCCGTGAATACCGGAGGAGCCTTAAGCCCAGAAGCCTTCTGGAACCACGAAGTTAGAGGCTTTAGCTATAGAGGTCTAGAGCGGATCTATCCGGCAAGTATCGTGAAGTTGTTTTACCTAGTCGCGATGCACGAATGGCTAGAGAAAGGCATGATTCAGTCGTCAGCGGAATTGGAGCGAGCGGCCCGCGACATGATTGTAGATTCCAGTAACGATGCCACCAGTTTAGTGGTCGATGTTTTGACTGGCACTACCAGCGGCCCAGAACTACCCCCTGGCCCCTTTGAAACTTGGAAGCAGCAGCGCAATCTGGTGAACCGCTATTTTCAATCCTTGGGCTGGCCAGAACTGGAAACCGTTAATCTCAACCAGAAAACTTGGTGCGATGGTGCTTACGGTCGCGAGCGGGCCTTCCTCGGAGAACTGATAGAAAACCGCAATATGCTGACGACAGAAGCAACGGCGCGTTTGGTTCATGGCATTGTGGGAGGGGTGGCTGTTTCGTCCGAGCGATCGCAAGCCATGATGGCATTGATGAAGCGCAGTCTCAACCCGAACGATTTGGCAGCAGATCCCGAAAATCAAGTGACTGGTTTTTTAGGCGCAGGTGTTGCTCAGTCAGCCCAGGTTTGGTCTAAGGCAGGGCTTACCAGCCAAGTGCGTCACGATGCCGCCTATATCGAGTCAGATGGGAAACAGCCTTACTTATTAGTTGTGTTTACAGAGGGCAAAGCCCATAGCCAAAACGAAGCGATCTTGCCATTTGTGTCGCAGCAAATCGTGGCTGTGATGGATGACCTTAGCGGTGTTAAAGATTAA